In Oceanispirochaeta sp., one genomic interval encodes:
- a CDS encoding aminotransferase class I/II-fold pyridoxal phosphate-dependent enzyme gives MQALILAAGMGKELAEFTQDKTKCMVPLLGKTLIQRNLDILIQFSLSRIILVVGSKGEDVENLIGKNYKGTAVEYVYNRDFDSTNKLSSLYRTREQFQKEDTILLESNLIFEKGVIEALLKDEAANCFLAAHHQPWMDSRVIEIAKDHSIQRFISPSDFKYKNSKNYYKRVNIYKFSKKFITKSYIPFLSAAVQSGGGKKHCNQVLGDINFINKSDLKACILADSSLWYEINDKQDLSNAEILFADETKLTLMQQRFGGYWRFPNLLDFCYLVNPYFPKKNMIKEIMHNFNPLLRDYPSGLATQNLLASRMFGIREDSILTGNGAAELINALMGVLSDQKVGFILPSFNEYAERHESTKSVLFQVEDENFAYGKEQIIRWSDSVDTLVLINPDNPSGNFIPLNDLYEILDSFKERNKRLMLDESFVDFSTGGPENSIISNENLEKYSNLVVIKSISKSYGVPGIRLGIMATSDKELLGKVKKRISIWNINSFGEFFMQIYSKYENSYIKSCRKIADERDRFFTKLETIPWLTPHSSQANYFLCDVEGFNTTRLVDFILKEHSIFLKDLRGKKGFEQKNCIRIAVRSKEDNKRLIRAFRSLPGKSKL, from the coding sequence ATGCAAGCACTGATTCTCGCCGCCGGAATGGGCAAAGAACTGGCAGAATTCACCCAGGATAAGACAAAATGTATGGTTCCCCTCCTGGGAAAAACTCTCATCCAGAGGAATCTGGATATTCTGATTCAATTTTCCCTGAGCCGCATCATCCTGGTGGTTGGTTCTAAGGGAGAGGATGTGGAAAACCTCATCGGCAAGAACTACAAGGGCACAGCCGTAGAATATGTCTACAACCGGGACTTCGACAGCACCAACAAGCTTTCCTCCCTGTACAGGACCAGGGAGCAGTTCCAGAAAGAGGATACGATCCTGCTGGAGAGCAACCTGATTTTTGAAAAAGGGGTGATCGAGGCGCTCCTGAAGGATGAGGCGGCTAACTGTTTTCTCGCAGCCCACCACCAGCCCTGGATGGATAGTCGGGTCATCGAAATCGCTAAGGATCACTCCATACAGCGGTTTATCTCCCCATCAGATTTCAAATATAAAAACTCGAAAAATTATTATAAGAGGGTGAACATCTACAAGTTTTCCAAAAAATTTATAACCAAGAGTTACATCCCTTTTCTAAGTGCCGCCGTTCAGTCCGGGGGGGGCAAAAAGCACTGCAACCAGGTTCTTGGAGACATCAATTTTATCAACAAGTCCGATCTCAAGGCCTGCATCCTGGCAGACAGCTCTCTCTGGTATGAAATAAACGACAAGCAGGACTTAAGCAATGCGGAGATTCTCTTTGCGGATGAGACAAAACTGACCCTTATGCAGCAGCGCTTCGGCGGGTACTGGCGTTTCCCCAACCTCCTGGACTTCTGCTATCTGGTCAATCCCTACTTTCCCAAAAAAAACATGATCAAGGAGATAATGCACAACTTCAATCCACTGCTGAGGGATTACCCCTCGGGTCTGGCCACCCAGAACCTCCTGGCCTCCCGCATGTTCGGCATCCGGGAGGACTCCATCCTCACCGGGAACGGCGCCGCCGAGCTTATCAATGCCCTGATGGGGGTTCTGTCGGATCAGAAGGTCGGTTTCATACTGCCCAGCTTCAATGAGTACGCCGAGCGTCATGAGAGCACGAAGAGCGTTCTCTTCCAGGTGGAAGATGAGAATTTTGCCTATGGCAAAGAGCAGATCATCCGGTGGTCCGACAGTGTGGACACCCTGGTGCTGATCAATCCGGACAACCCTTCGGGAAATTTCATCCCCCTGAATGACCTCTATGAGATCCTGGACAGCTTTAAAGAGAGGAACAAACGCCTGATGCTGGATGAATCCTTTGTGGACTTTTCAACCGGGGGCCCTGAAAACAGCATCATCAGCAACGAAAATCTTGAAAAGTACTCCAATCTGGTGGTCATCAAGAGCATCAGCAAGAGCTACGGGGTTCCGGGAATCCGACTGGGAATCATGGCCACATCCGACAAAGAACTCCTGGGAAAGGTTAAAAAACGGATCTCCATCTGGAACATCAACTCCTTTGGGGAGTTTTTTATGCAGATCTACAGTAAATATGAGAACTCCTACATCAAAAGCTGCCGGAAAATCGCCGATGAGAGGGACCGGTTCTTCACAAAACTCGAGACCATCCCCTGGCTGACCCCGCACAGCTCTCAGGCTAACTACTTCCTGTGTGATGTGGAAGGATTCAACACAACCCGGCTGGTAGACTTCATCCTCAAGGAACACAGCATCTTCTTAAAAGACCTGCGGGGCAAAAAAGGGTTTGAACAGAAAAACTGCATCCGCATCGCCGTCCGTTCCAAAGAGGATAACAAGAGGCTGATCAGGGCTTTTAGAAGCCTGCCGGGGAAAAGCAAGCTCTAG